The Biomphalaria glabrata chromosome 1, xgBioGlab47.1, whole genome shotgun sequence sequence GTCCATGACCTTAAGTTAagggccgcagccaaaaatcagttggaAAACATAGCctatagttttatgtaaattagaaacaatacaatagaatacacaAGAATTAGTGGAATACCTGTCCTTTAGATAACTAAATTTGTAGTGCTTCTTTctgtattaataaaaaattactatGGTTCGGCATTATTTTCGTTGTCCTGATGCTTAACATCTTTTCtaggatacaagtttattaatgtcaggttgaagtttgtttgtcactgacactttcatcactgatgacaaatttcGATCAGATAATCTGAAAGGTGAAATGTTTTGTAGCTTTCTAGTAGAAAACAATCAAATTCGTCtccaatgtcatccagaaatattgaaaaatgGCAAATAAAATTGATAGCGACTGGAACTGGTCTTAGTACATGTTGCAACTGTAATTACTTTGCGCATAATgcttcttggtgaatgatgcactgaaaatgatcaaatttaaaattagcgtCAGCTTCACTTATTTTTGCACCAACAACATTTCTAACCCCAATCATGGTTGGTGTGCACCTTGCGCTATCTGTTGCTAGACTAGCTATTTTTAGCAAAGGTAAGTTTTACTGCAATATCACCTCCTgtaatttctcaaaaacatcctcgcttgttgtggtgttatgtatagaacagagctcaagtagttcctcatgtatctcaaaattcctgtcaaAGGTCCTTATGAATATTGCCAACTGTGCTACATCCGTTACATTAATTGACTTatcgagagccaatgaaaataaaaattaattgttcccgcaagctgactgacatgtcatttatcctatctgccacagtgttcctagttaacctatttctttgaattttttcaccttttttggacaaattacttcggcagCTTTAACGACACGCTCCTTCATAAAATCTTATTCACTAAATGATTCGCTATAGCTTTCAGTAAGTTTGACAAAATGGAGCTGGCTTTTGCTACAGACTCACTCTCATCTTTCAGTTTAACAACTACTATTTGTTgccttttaaaactatttttcaattcaagtagcttgtcatctctcaTTTTTCCGGTGTAAGCATAATATGCCTTTTTGCGATAGCGTAATGTTGCTTGACATTGTACTCTTTGGGCACACTAATGCAGGAATTGCATATTAAGTAGTGAGTCTTATTTGATACCGATGTGTAGAAATAACTTAACTCCCATCTTTCTtgaaacaatttattttcatcattaatttttcttttagtagCAGTTGCTGCTGTAGTTATTGATTCTTCATCAGTATAAAATCCTTTATTCTGGGATATTATAAATTGTCAGTAAACTAGTGTAAATTGTCTTGTGACCGCAGAAAGTACTGAATAGACTGAATATAAAGGGGGCCTAGTAGTTactgaaataaaatagaatgaTAATATTAACCACTGATAATTTTTGTGTAAGTCTAACATATTGCTTATTTAAGATGTGttattaacaattaataataattaaaaagttaagGACAACAGCACTAAACTTAAAAgataacttaaaatataatttgaagttaattttaaaaaaaacaacgaaataccacatctaattcaatttaaaataaatatgcgaaaaattatttgtttccaAAAATCTGATCATTAAAGAATACTCAATAAGCTCAACAAATTTGATTGTCACTttttaggtgttttttttacctgaaaATTAGTTTTGACTGTTAAACgcttaataatttaacattattttgataattctcgaggtggccaagcgggccgcatgcatagtggtcgcgggccacatgcggccagCAAACactgagtttgacatgcctgatctagatctattttttctatCTGATCATAAtgtagtctaggtctagaagatctagactagatatctagatctaaatatttataatttattataatttatatctagaatctagaagtataatatttaatatctataGTATTAAGTATtcatgcattttattttttactctcAGAACACAGTTTCAACAGaggtattaaaatattttgtttttgttagatAAAAGTTCTGAAAAGATGCAAGAGTACGCTGGTCATAGCTGAACATAACAATGAAAAATTAACACCATGCACACTTAACACTATAACAGCTGCCACTAAAATTGGTGGCGATATTTCATGCTTGGTTGTTGGCAGCAATTGCTCAAAGGTAAGCTTATTCTTTGTCTTTTGTATTGTGCTATTGAGTATTTataatttttgatttttttttttgggacagTTATTTAATCGTCATAATTTTGAGTCGTCATTAAACAGACCTGTAATTAATACTAAATAGTCATTATTTatcattaatttctttttatatttaattgttttcattaattttttttttgttgaagtttAAATACTTAATAACTATGACAgtgttgaatatatatatatatatatatatatatataaatatataaatatatatatatatatatatatatatatatatatatatatatatatatatatatatatatatatatatatatattatatacagatatgttatatttctttgtcttctttacattattttatgcattttaaattgGTTAAGTTTCTTATTAAACTATTGAACTTTGTTTAGAAGCACATCTATACTTTTGAGCTAAATTAATTACTTTAGAACAATACTTGTGGGCTTAATTAAAAACAAGTCATACTTCTAAACCTGATGATAGAAATAATGACATGGTGTCTTAGTTTACTAATGACCATAGGGCTCTAATAGCTCAACTTTGTCAGAAAGATCTGTATATTTTATGCATGTCTCTAATATATAGTTTCATCTCtaagtaattaaaataaaaggaaCTATGCCTACAGAATACTACTTTTATTTCCTTATTTTTAGGTTGCAGAAGAAGTGAGTCAAATCAAAGGTGTTTCTAAAGTTCTTTTAGCGGACAATGAAGCTTTTAAAGGATTTTTGCCTGGTTTGTTGTTGATAATCatagtaattgtaaaaaaagtattactctatatttaatttaattcttaaataaagaaaactatACATACTTTTTATGCAATGATTGTTAttaatttctttccttttttaaagaaattgtgGCACCATTTTTACAAGCTACACAACAACAGTTTAAATTTACACATATTTTAGCTCCCGCAACAGCCACAGGAAAGGTTGGTTCTATTTTTTAACATGTAACTTATTACATTTAGGTTTTCAAATTGAAGTTTATAAATTGTTTTCcaagtatatttttaatatagttatcattctaatttaaatttgtcatacataacagtaaaaaaaaataaagtacccTTCAGACCTTTCAAtgtttagggcagatgatgttaaggtcatttgtttctgtggcagaAGGTTAATGATGGAGTTATGTGACCAGAAAAATGAGcaactacctttactttccccaaccttattcaggtacccattagagttgggtggactgaGTGGGGGCCTAAAAATTCAGAAAGTCGAAATccgtcttcactgagatttgaaccggAGAGCTCTCATTGGCTCTTACTCCCCTCCCCCACTTTGGCATGATGCAGATCACAAAAGGGCTGAACAAAGCTATCAAAGTGAATGGCTCTAAGCTAGAATCACTTTCATGCACAAACTGTGTCCTAAGTCTGTATATGGCCAGTTAAACCATGTCACATTCTGTTCTGACTCAAGAATTAATCAACACCAGAGGTTCCAATCTTCACTAAGATTCCCAGCCAGGACCTTTCAGTTTGtaagtcaagtgctttaccactcaaccccTGATAAACTATTACATTTCTAGGGATCACATTACTTATTCATAGACCATTAGGTTTAAATAGAATACACAaaataagcccccccccccccaaaaaaaaaaaaaagataatgtgatttgtttttctttagaatATTTTGCCAAGATTAGCTGCTAAACTTGATGTTTCTCCTATATCAGAGATAACAGGAGTTCAAGACGATAGTACATTTATAAGGACAATTTATGCAGGTATTTATAACTTTAAAGAAGAAAcagcaaaataattttttttagaattataaaatgtactccatgtttcactttttaagttatatacaaataaagaaatgtttgataAAGTACAATTGTAATAATATTTGTAGGTAATGCTGTTCAAACTTTAAAGTCTGATGAACCAGTTAAAATTATAACTGTTCGGGGAACATCATTTGAATCAGCAGCAGTTGGAGGCAAAGCATCTACAGAAAAAGGTATAACTAAGTTAACTGTGATCtcgaattattttatttggtgaatTCCTCGACTCATAGACAACTggctatattttaaaatatcctgaCTTGAGATTAACATTTTATTGACTATattcaattaaaatttaacttgcTGAAGCCCTGGACATTATTGAGATTATAGAGATATATCTACTAATAAATATTCATTAAACAACTTGACAGTCCATTTTATCTTCTTtgcactggcatataaatattgtACTGAATAACTCAATGACACATGATATGACAACAACACCTGTCTGTCACTGTATTTAGTCACTTGAACCAGCTGCAGTAACTTCATTAGatgttctattttttgttttgtatgcaTCAGTTTTgcttaagtttaattttttttttcagtatcaGTTCCTGTTGAAAATAGTACTTCATCTGAATTTGTTGGTCAAGAATTGAGCAAAAGTGATCGTCCAGAACTAACTTCTGCTAAGGCTGTTGTTGCAGGAGGTATTCTGTTATTCAGTTACATCTTATTATCTGAAATATTCATATTCCATTTGCTATTGACTTCTAGATCATTTTTTAGCTTCAGCTTCTTTTCAACTTGATACAAACTTGATctaatataaaagaaaagtcaagtttccctttcagaccttgcgatcaatagggcagaggatgtaaaggtcatctatctctatggcccatggttaatgagggtttcatgtgactaacacaacgaccaacagcctttactttattccaacttatgtcaggtaccctttagagctgggtggactcagagactcTCAAAGATCCGGAAATATaaaatcccaggatttgaacccaggaccccagtttggaagccaagcactttactgctTAGGCACAGTGTCTATCTTTATCTAATATTATTAATCCGAATGAAAGCAGATATTTACCATTTATTAAAGAATTATTCTTCTGAAACAtaccaagaaaaaaatttaTCAAGCTTTATAAAACAATGTATGGAGTACATAATTTTTGCACAGTTGTGTGGGCATTATCTATTATCCAGGAAGTAGAACATTTGTACACAGTTATAGGTATTATCTATATTCCAAATATTGTCATTCACCCAGCAGTTCCCACCTTTCTGTACAGGTGATAGGCCAAAGGAAAAGCAGGGCGGATACTATTTGGTATCAGCAGTATCATAGGATCTGCCAGTGTGTAATACTGTTTGCTACCAACTGCCTAATTTAGCAGAATAAACTGTTTGGCTGCCTATCAAGGGAACTTAAGTTTGAATCCTGActcaagctgagttgtgtttgctgagtgcctaaaggcgcagcagggaaaccttctcccagatactctCCCCAACAAAAGAGATTAAACTagagcacactgagcatgcttatagcatgaaaGTTGTGTTCAAGATTTTTGTCCATAAATCATTCCTATATTTAGCAGAAAGATGGAGGATTTGGGCAACAGAAGTTTTGATTCATGTTTGctttattttagttttgtgGCCTACCAAGTgaacaagcccccccccccccccccacacacacacccagcCAAAATTTCACACAAAACATCTTCAACCAAATGAAATTCCCCAACACTGTGTTTGAAATATTCATCTAAACTGTTTCAAActaaactttattattttttttttaaatttagtttttaaaaaaatcaatgtaagattacaaaatattaaaagaaacaGAATATTAGGCAAATTTCTTAAAAGTAGGATAACATTATATTCCActtttgaattgatataatgatATTCATGATCAAATCTTATTTGATTCTTAGGACGAGGAATGAAGAATGGTGAAAACTTTAAGCTGTTATATGACCTAGCAGATAAGCTCAATGCTGCTGTTGGAGCATCCCGTGCTGCAGTAGATGCTGGATTTGTAGCTAATGACCTTCAAGTGGGTCAAACTGGCAAGATAGTAGCACCTGTAAGTGGAAAGAAATATTCACAACATATTCCAAATCTCTGtcctttttctttcattacGCCCTGTGATTAGTTGAATGCCATTTTAAACACTGGAGACATTCAAAGACAGCATGACTTAAATGCAACATTGTATGCCATGGACTAGATATTTAGTTTGTATTTGAAAGCAAAGCAAATTTATTTAGTGAATTTGTTCAAACATCAAATATagttgtttaaaatatcaagtAGCCACAGAAGTTTGCATACTTAGGTTTTAGACTGTCCACTAACTTAAAGAGGTTTTAGACTGTCCACTTACTTaaagatttacataaaactTGCTTAATTGTATCATTTCAATAAGACTGGGGCTTCATTATGTTTTGTTCCTATTTTTGTTATCTacgcgactttttttttttctttctactttATGAACCTCAAAGTTGCCACCAACTACTCCTCGCTGTATTAGTTTGATAAGAGTACTTTTTAATGAATGTAGCTATTAAATGTTACTTAATTCTTTCTAAATTGCAATTAGTATTTTATTCTTGAAGAGAACATTCTAGAATTCAGCTCAAAGCTACaagggaaacaaattcttaaaatatggttttatgttttcaatactgCTTGTTGTTGCTGGTCGTTGagttgtagcaccaaactgctggtagacaactggcCGCCGCTGTAGGCGTATGATATCtgaacttataaaacttgaaataacttgaataactgctttgtgaacaaaactaaatagaactttattcATAATATAGACAAAGGATAACAATatcacaacctttcagtctcctGTCCTGGGGTCTTCTCCTTACTAAAATCAGTGACAACAATGTCACCTaccttgcatcattcacaaccaatcactAACCCCTTTCCACCATCACCGTagaaacgcacacacacacacactccataacactgctGAGATAAGAATGTTTCATTACAAATCAATGTCCCTATCAAATAATCCTCTCTGTGCTTCAGGAACTGTACATTGCTGTGGGTATATCTGGAGCCATACAACATCTGGCTGGAATgaaagatagtaaagtcattGTTGCAATAAATAAAGATCCAGAGGCTCCTATATTTCAAGTTGCTGATTATGGATTAGTGGAAGATCTTTTCAAGGTAAACATTTTGTACTGGCTCATCTCAACTGGAATGAAAGTAAGAACAAGTGGGCAATAGGTTTTTTTGTGTCTCCTTGTTTCGAGTGGAACCTCagtttctttttacaatttcCCTGAGGAAAgggggaacattttttttaaagccatttCCGTGGAGGGGGGGTAGACCAGGATGAAATGAAGAAATGATCTGACATGAAAACAATTTAATAGTTATAAATGTATAATTCATTGGAATCATTTTCTTCTAGAAAAATGTTTGcaaagaacattatttttttttagtttttggtatctccaacaaaaaaacttgttttaaaaaaatgttaatgaatgtCAATCTAtgtcagacctgcctaccgttatgcaaaatgcgtattcgttacacaaaatctcccaaaaatgaccgccagtacgcaaatacgcttttaacccgtcgcgttacgcatttcgtatccttttttttttctcctctctagactagcttacaagcggtcaaggaggtcacgctaagcccacCTGTGGGGAGAGAGGggaaacagaaaaggtggggtgaacacaatgtgcccagatctatacgttgattggttctaaatagcaattagatgtctagaaatgaagaacgcgagagtgagggagtggcgggttggtaccaggttggtaccgtcagttagctgaaacaccaacgtgactttttttttttttttttgtaagttcattagtagaaattagttttagtatgatttaaaatttagattgactagatctagatcgataactaccatatagtctagatctatgctagattcttagtcttagtatagaatagacaTACGgtctacgtttgtagcggatccacggcatcggtaacactcttgagcccagatctagagtagattatattcattatatagacataaagtcttagacttagagacatagttccagatctagtctagatatcatctctaatgatctagatttagattgtagatctaatcatgacatctaatattatatatatatatatattatatatatatatatatatatatatatatatatatatatatatatatatatatgacaaaatagtggattgcgtaagtgttacgcattctggtgccaaaatacgcattttgaccgtaagtgttacgcatttggactttttttggtaggcaggtctgctatGTGTTTCACACACCTCACTCATAATTTATGaagggggagggaggggaagCATGTCAATATCTTGGTCTCAGAAATCTTAACCTATCATAGTTCACCATACTATTTGTGAAGTAGCCACAAACtttattataactttttttcttttatttttggaggggggggggggggcaaaactGTAGACCAGTACTATGTATAAGTATATACTATATTAtagtacagtaaaaaaaaatatatttttttttttaaaatattttttgggttttttaaaaataattatttgaactTTCTGTGAGTGCTAAAATGGTCTGAGACAAAATGGCAGTGGCTGCACCATAATTTTATTCAATGAAGCTGTCTGTGTGCAACTGAAAGATACATAAGAGGTGGGGTGGGCAATGAGGCTGACAGGCTAATAAGCTCCAGATAGACGCAGTTAAATAATACATGCTGctaattattatttacattttgcaattaactttctttttttttataattgttaatATTAATTAGCTTACAAACACTTTGAGTTATGTGAAACAAACACTATAATGTCTATAGCTTactgttttttgtgtgtgtgtctactcAGGCTGTACCAGCCATGACTGAGCTGATAAGTAAAAAGTGATTCCAGGATTGAGCTGCATGTTTAGGTGATTTATTCCTGTCTGTGATGCTCATTGATCTTCATTGAGTtcaagttttaatatttttacaagATACAGCATAACCAATTGAGGTCTACAATTATCTGCATAATTGTATATTTGAGTACTTATCAAATTCTACTTTGAAAATAggcaaatgtttttttattatctaaatATACTTTCATAGAAGACTTTTTTGCTTGAATTGTTTGTCTTGATGTTTCTGTTATGGTctgggtttttgttttttttttaaattattttgtgcatGTGTA is a genomic window containing:
- the LOC106065979 gene encoding electron transfer flavoprotein subunit alpha, mitochondrial-like gives rise to the protein MFRVRHTTVSRSIKVLKRCKSTLVIAEHNNEKLTPCTLNTITAATKIGGDISCLVVGSNCSKVAEEVSQIKGVSKVLLADNEAFKGFLPEIVAPFLQATQQQFKFTHILAPATATGKNILPRLAAKLDVSPISEITGVQDDSTFIRTIYAGNAVQTLKSDEPVKIITVRGTSFESAAVGGKASTEKVSVPVENSTSSEFVGQELSKSDRPELTSAKAVVAGGRGMKNGENFKLLYDLADKLNAAVGASRAAVDAGFVANDLQVGQTGKIVAPELYIAVGISGAIQHLAGMKDSKVIVAINKDPEAPIFQVADYGLVEDLFKAVPAMTELISKK